The following coding sequences are from one Streptomyces sp. V3I7 window:
- a CDS encoding geranylgeranyl reductase family protein, producing MSGENSSADGEQRVWDVVVVGAGPAGASAAYAAAVTGRRVLLLEKAELPRYKTCGGGIIGPSRDALPPGFELPFRDRVHAVTFSLNGRFTRTRRSRQMLFGLINRPEFDQRLVEHAQKAGAEVRTGVTVSRVEQHGSVVPDRRTVAVVLQGGETILARAVVGADGSASRIGAHVGVKLDQVDLGLEAEIPVPETVAEDWAGRVLIDWGPIPGSYGWVFPKGDTLTVGVISARGEGAATKRYLEDFIARLGLAGFEPSVSSGHLTRCRAEDSPLSRGRVLVCGDAAGLLEPWTREGISFALRSGRLAGEWAVRVAEAHDAVDARRQALNYAFAIKAGLGTEMSVGRRMLKMFERRPGLFHAALTGFRPSWNAFKDITQGVASLAELVRSNPMADRVLALLDRRAAEVVEDEKATPDAKDAEDAVTS from the coding sequence GTGAGCGGCGAGAATTCTTCGGCGGACGGCGAGCAGCGGGTGTGGGACGTCGTCGTGGTGGGCGCGGGACCCGCGGGGGCCTCGGCCGCCTACGCGGCGGCGGTCACGGGACGACGTGTGCTGCTGCTGGAGAAAGCCGAGCTGCCCCGCTACAAAACCTGCGGCGGCGGCATCATCGGTCCCTCGCGGGACGCGCTGCCCCCCGGCTTCGAACTGCCCTTCCGTGACCGGGTGCACGCGGTCACCTTCTCCCTCAACGGGCGCTTCACCCGGACCCGCCGATCGCGCCAGATGCTGTTCGGGCTGATCAACCGGCCCGAGTTCGACCAGCGGCTGGTCGAGCACGCGCAGAAGGCGGGCGCCGAGGTCCGTACGGGCGTGACGGTCTCGCGGGTCGAGCAGCACGGCTCGGTGGTGCCGGACCGGCGCACGGTCGCCGTCGTCCTCCAGGGCGGCGAGACCATCCTGGCCCGCGCCGTGGTGGGCGCCGACGGCAGCGCGAGCCGCATAGGAGCGCACGTCGGGGTGAAGCTGGACCAGGTCGACCTCGGCCTGGAGGCGGAGATCCCGGTGCCGGAGACCGTCGCCGAGGACTGGGCGGGCCGGGTGCTCATCGACTGGGGCCCCATTCCCGGGAGTTACGGCTGGGTCTTCCCCAAGGGGGACACCCTCACCGTCGGCGTGATCTCGGCGCGCGGCGAAGGCGCCGCCACCAAGCGCTACTTGGAGGACTTCATCGCCCGGCTCGGCCTCGCCGGCTTCGAACCGAGCGTCTCTTCCGGCCACTTGACCCGCTGCCGGGCCGAGGACTCCCCGCTGTCGCGCGGCCGGGTCCTCGTCTGCGGCGACGCGGCCGGACTGCTGGAGCCGTGGACCCGCGAGGGCATCTCCTTCGCGCTGCGGTCCGGGCGGCTCGCGGGCGAGTGGGCGGTCCGTGTCGCCGAGGCGCACGACGCCGTGGACGCCCGGCGCCAGGCCCTGAACTACGCGTTCGCCATCAAGGCGGGGCTCGGCACCGAGATGAGCGTCGGACGGCGGATGCTCAAGATGTTCGAACGCCGGCCCGGCCTGTTCCACGCGGCCCTGACCGGTTTCCGGCCCTCCTGGAACGCCTTCAAGGACATCACCCAGGGCGTGGCGTCCCTCGCGGAGCTGGTGCGGAGCAACCCGATGGCCGACCGTGTCCTCGCCCTGCTGGACCGGCGGGCCGCCGAGGTCGTGGAGGACGAGAAGGCCACGCCGGACGCCAAGGACGCGGAGGACGCCGTCACTTCGTGA
- a CDS encoding LuxR C-terminal-related transcriptional regulator, translating into MGFGFGQQRGGRLPAEQSSFVGRAEEIARIRRALEQGRSVTLVGPGGVGKSRTALRAARTLQERYPDGAWLAELSGLSDPELVPGFLASALEVPEQAGMDMLDAVVAHVQGRRMLIVLDTCEHLLEACAGVCDALLRGAAEVSVLATSRQPLDVAGECLVPIAPLDRHDALDLFLQRAALAAPGWEATEADRCRVQELVERLEGVPLALELAAVRLRVAPLENLLARLDDRFDVLTGTRRGSLDRHRTLRAAIGWSYDLCTPEERLLWQRLSVFAGPFEPAAAKRICAGGPLTGEQVVTTLFSLVDKSVVQRTGEKGTQYQLLDTIRAYAAEQLDTAADATEVRERHFAYYEGLAARMWDELISCHQVALHRAVGSAVADLRHALRFAYASEDRAARGLWLAARLAPYWRAAGTLSEGRYWLDKGLALVGDDGPERAWALLMTGVFAVWTGDLGRAPRQFALAREVALRCGEKRVVLFTDPYIATFRALLGEVEEGLAAVEEGRRRIVDADDPLGKGIVHYEAALLLAIFGRTDRALELCEAGLADLRGTGERQLYGSTLAVQGLILWLAGRQEESAEPLNRSLEVIAEIGDVLIAALGCLGLGWHAAHQGRNVRAAWLLGYAESARRLGGDPVAMLPSLLQERDRVQQEVRDALGDTAFDRWHAVGARMSGDEILQAVRADAETPVPRPRESAARVGSPTPCELTAREREVAGLVAQGLSNREVAERLVISKRTADTHVERILAKLGLTSRTQIAAALDA; encoded by the coding sequence ATGGGCTTCGGCTTCGGTCAGCAGCGAGGTGGGCGACTGCCCGCCGAACAGAGCAGTTTCGTCGGGCGGGCTGAGGAGATCGCCCGGATCCGGCGGGCTCTGGAGCAGGGGCGGTCGGTGACGCTCGTGGGGCCGGGCGGAGTCGGCAAGAGCCGTACGGCGCTGCGCGCGGCGCGCACGCTTCAGGAGCGGTACCCGGACGGGGCGTGGCTGGCCGAGCTGTCCGGGCTGTCCGATCCCGAACTCGTCCCCGGATTCCTGGCGTCCGCCCTTGAGGTGCCGGAGCAGGCCGGGATGGACATGCTCGACGCCGTCGTGGCCCACGTCCAGGGACGCCGCATGCTGATCGTGCTCGACACCTGCGAGCACCTGCTGGAAGCGTGCGCGGGGGTGTGCGACGCCCTGCTGCGCGGCGCGGCGGAGGTCAGCGTGCTGGCGACGAGCCGGCAGCCGCTGGACGTGGCCGGCGAGTGCCTCGTACCGATCGCCCCGCTCGACCGGCACGACGCACTGGACCTGTTCCTCCAGCGGGCCGCCCTGGCCGCCCCCGGCTGGGAGGCGACCGAGGCGGACCGCTGCCGGGTCCAGGAACTGGTCGAACGGCTGGAGGGCGTGCCCCTCGCGCTCGAACTCGCCGCCGTACGGCTGCGGGTGGCGCCCCTGGAAAACCTCCTGGCCCGGCTCGACGACCGCTTCGACGTCCTCACCGGCACCCGGCGCGGCAGCCTCGACCGGCATCGCACACTCCGCGCGGCGATCGGCTGGTCGTACGACCTGTGCACCCCGGAGGAACGGCTGCTGTGGCAGCGCCTGTCGGTGTTCGCCGGCCCCTTCGAGCCAGCGGCGGCGAAACGAATCTGCGCGGGGGGACCGCTCACCGGCGAGCAGGTCGTCACGACGCTCTTCTCCCTGGTCGACAAGTCCGTGGTGCAGCGCACCGGCGAGAAGGGCACGCAGTACCAACTCCTCGACACCATCCGGGCCTACGCCGCCGAGCAGCTCGACACCGCGGCCGACGCGACGGAGGTCCGCGAGCGGCACTTCGCCTACTACGAGGGCCTCGCCGCGCGCATGTGGGACGAGCTGATCTCCTGCCACCAGGTCGCCCTGCACCGGGCGGTCGGCTCGGCCGTCGCCGATCTGCGCCACGCCCTGCGCTTCGCCTACGCGAGCGAGGACCGGGCGGCGCGCGGACTGTGGCTGGCGGCGCGGCTGGCGCCGTACTGGCGGGCGGCCGGAACCCTGTCGGAGGGCCGCTACTGGCTCGACAAGGGCCTCGCCCTCGTGGGCGACGACGGGCCCGAGCGCGCCTGGGCCCTGCTGATGACCGGGGTGTTCGCGGTGTGGACGGGCGATCTGGGGCGCGCGCCCCGGCAGTTCGCGCTGGCCCGCGAGGTCGCCCTGCGCTGCGGCGAGAAGCGGGTCGTGCTGTTCACCGACCCCTACATCGCCACGTTCCGCGCGCTGCTCGGCGAGGTCGAGGAGGGCCTCGCCGCCGTCGAGGAGGGACGCCGGCGGATCGTCGACGCCGACGACCCGCTCGGCAAGGGCATCGTCCACTATGAGGCCGCGCTGCTGCTGGCCATCTTCGGCCGGACCGACCGGGCCCTGGAGCTGTGCGAGGCGGGCCTCGCCGATCTGCGCGGCACCGGTGAACGCCAGCTGTACGGCTCGACGCTCGCGGTCCAGGGCCTGATCCTGTGGCTGGCCGGACGCCAGGAGGAGAGCGCCGAGCCGCTGAACCGGTCGCTCGAGGTGATCGCCGAGATCGGGGACGTCCTGATCGCGGCCCTCGGCTGTCTGGGCCTCGGCTGGCACGCCGCCCACCAGGGACGCAACGTGCGGGCCGCCTGGCTGCTGGGCTACGCCGAGAGCGCGCGGCGGCTCGGCGGCGATCCCGTGGCGATGCTGCCCTCGCTGCTCCAGGAGCGGGACCGGGTCCAGCAGGAGGTGCGGGACGCCCTGGGCGACACCGCGTTCGACCGCTGGCACGCCGTCGGCGCCCGGATGTCCGGCGACGAGATCCTCCAGGCCGTACGGGCCGACGCGGAGACGCCGGTACCGCGCCCGCGCGAGAGCGCGGCACGCGTCGGCTCGCCGACGCCGTGCGAACTGACCGCGCGGGAGCGGGAGGTGGCCGGCCTGGTGGCCCAGGGCCTGTCCAACCGGGAGGTCGCCGAACGGCTGGTGATCTCCAAGCGCACCGCGGACACCCACGTCGAGCGCATCCTCGCCAAGCTCGGCCTGACCTCGCGCACCCAGATCGCGGCCGCCCTCGACGCGTAG
- a CDS encoding TetR/AcrR family transcriptional regulator: MSTTQGARARARREVTAAIKDEARRQLAEDGAAKLSLRAVARELGMVSSALYRYFPSRDELLTALIIDAYDSLGEAAERARDEAADAAPVQRWTAVCEAVRGWALAHPHEYALIYGSPVPGYSAPETTVPPASRVGHVFIGLVRDARQGTGLAPLTVPAELRPEAERMAADLAPDLPPEAVSALIAAWAQLFGLVGFELFGQFNRVVEDRETFFRHAAAGLAHGVGLR, encoded by the coding sequence ATGAGCACCACACAGGGCGCCCGCGCGCGAGCCAGGAGAGAAGTGACCGCGGCCATCAAGGACGAGGCGCGCAGACAGCTCGCCGAGGACGGTGCCGCCAAGCTCTCCCTGCGGGCCGTCGCCCGCGAGCTCGGCATGGTCTCCTCCGCGCTCTACCGCTACTTCCCCAGCCGCGACGAGCTGTTGACCGCCCTCATCATCGACGCGTACGACTCCCTCGGCGAGGCCGCCGAGCGAGCCCGCGACGAAGCCGCCGACGCCGCGCCCGTCCAGCGCTGGACGGCCGTGTGCGAGGCGGTACGCGGCTGGGCGCTCGCCCATCCCCACGAGTACGCGCTGATCTACGGCTCACCGGTGCCCGGCTACTCCGCCCCCGAGACGACCGTCCCGCCCGCCTCCCGCGTCGGTCACGTCTTCATCGGCCTCGTCCGCGACGCCCGCCAGGGAACCGGCCTCGCCCCCCTCACCGTCCCCGCCGAGCTGCGCCCCGAGGCCGAGCGCATGGCCGCCGACCTAGCCCCCGACCTGCCGCCCGAGGCCGTGAGCGCGCTCATCGCGGCCTGGGCGCAGCTCTTCGGACTGGTCGGATTCGAGCTGTTCGGCCAGTTCAACCGGGTGGTGGAGGACCGGGAGACGTTCTTCCGGCACGCCGCGGCCGGACTCGCGCACGGGGTGGGGCTGCGGTAG
- a CDS encoding DUF6332 family protein, with amino-acid sequence MRGHGGRRAKAEQDAMTVEIGYALCSAAFAAAVVFGAVAGPALLFDLPPVVSMLLLGAGEALAAALFAVRAVSVLVRFRRAAQPSHPGRTSPDS; translated from the coding sequence ATGCGGGGTCACGGGGGACGGCGCGCCAAGGCCGAACAGGACGCGATGACGGTCGAGATCGGGTACGCGCTGTGCAGCGCGGCGTTCGCGGCGGCCGTCGTCTTCGGGGCGGTCGCGGGACCGGCGCTGCTCTTCGATCTGCCGCCGGTGGTGTCGATGCTGCTGCTCGGCGCGGGCGAGGCGCTCGCCGCCGCCCTCTTCGCCGTCCGTGCCGTCAGTGTGCTGGTGCGCTTCCGCCGGGCCGCTCAGCCCAGCCACCCCGGCCGGACGAGTCCGGACTCGTAG
- a CDS encoding NUDIX hydrolase, which yields MIVWVNGAFGAGKTTTARELTELIPNSTLFDPEDIGAALTQLLPPKHLAEVGDFQDLPIWRRLVIDTAAAMLAELGGTLVVPMTLLRQEYRDEIFGGLAARRIAVRHVLLAPAETILRERIAGRELPPDLPDGEMRVRQWSYDHIEPYRAALASWLAADAHLVDTSALTPYETAVQVAEAVRSGTLPVCDIVQTPEPTAETLAAGVLLFDEQDRVLLVDPTYKAGWEFPGGVVEPGEAPARGGMREVAEETGIRLEEVPRLLVVDWERPVPPGFGGLRLLFDGGRLDPAAARALQLPGPELRDWRFVTEQEAAEMLPPVRYERLRWALRARERGAALYLEAGVPVG from the coding sequence GTGATCGTCTGGGTGAACGGTGCGTTCGGTGCCGGCAAGACGACCACCGCGCGGGAACTGACCGAGCTGATCCCGAACAGCACGCTCTTCGACCCCGAGGACATCGGCGCGGCGCTCACGCAGTTGCTGCCGCCCAAACACCTCGCCGAGGTCGGCGACTTCCAGGACCTGCCGATCTGGCGGCGGCTCGTCATCGACACGGCCGCCGCGATGCTGGCCGAGCTCGGTGGGACCCTCGTGGTCCCGATGACCCTGCTGCGCCAGGAGTACCGCGACGAGATCTTCGGCGGGCTCGCCGCGCGTCGGATCGCGGTCCGGCATGTCCTCCTCGCCCCGGCCGAAACGATCCTGCGCGAGCGAATAGCCGGGCGGGAGCTCCCGCCCGACCTACCCGACGGCGAGATGCGGGTACGGCAGTGGTCGTACGACCACATCGAGCCGTACCGCGCCGCCCTCGCCTCCTGGCTCGCCGCCGACGCCCACCTGGTCGACACGAGCGCGCTCACCCCGTACGAGACCGCCGTCCAGGTCGCCGAGGCCGTCCGCAGCGGGACCCTGCCGGTCTGCGACATCGTGCAGACGCCGGAGCCCACCGCCGAGACGCTCGCCGCCGGGGTGCTGCTCTTCGACGAACAGGACCGGGTGCTGCTCGTCGACCCCACGTACAAGGCCGGGTGGGAGTTCCCCGGCGGTGTCGTCGAGCCCGGCGAGGCGCCCGCCCGGGGCGGGATGCGCGAGGTCGCCGAGGAGACCGGGATACGGCTGGAGGAGGTGCCGCGACTGCTCGTCGTCGACTGGGAGCGGCCGGTGCCCCCGGGCTTCGGCGGCCTGCGTCTGCTCTTCGACGGCGGCCGTCTCGACCCCGCGGCCGCCCGGGCGCTGCAACTGCCCGGCCCCGAGCTGCGCGACTGGCGCTTCGTCACCGAGCAGGAGGCCGCCGAGATGCTGCCGCCGGTCCGCTACGAGCGGCTGCGCTGGGCGCTGCGTGCGCGCGAGCGGGGCGCCGCGCTGTACCTGGAGGCCGGTGTGCCGGTCGGCTGA
- a CDS encoding cyclase family protein, whose amino-acid sequence MPEPSVLASLVSALRDGTIEIVDLTCPLSSSTPVIQLPPEFGQTAVFELEEISRYDDRGPAWYWNNFRSGEHTGTHFDAPNHWVTGRDLADVASVPAGRLVAPAVVLDFSAEAAEDPDFLVEVEHIKAWEAENGPLPDGGWLLLRTGWDARSHGQEEFLNADDTGSHAPGLSPECARWVSQESPVRGLGVETVGTDAGQAFTFEPAFPCHSYLMGSDKYGLTQLRNLAQLPPTGSVVIAGPLPIVGGSGAPARVLALVERS is encoded by the coding sequence ATGCCCGAGCCGTCCGTCCTCGCCTCGCTGGTGTCCGCGCTGCGCGACGGGACGATCGAGATCGTCGACCTCACCTGCCCGCTGTCGTCCTCGACCCCGGTGATCCAGCTGCCGCCCGAGTTCGGCCAGACCGCCGTGTTCGAGCTGGAGGAGATCAGCCGGTACGACGACCGGGGCCCGGCCTGGTACTGGAACAACTTCCGCAGCGGCGAGCACACCGGAACCCACTTCGACGCCCCCAACCACTGGGTGACCGGCAGGGACCTCGCCGACGTGGCCTCCGTGCCCGCCGGCCGCCTCGTCGCGCCCGCGGTCGTGCTGGACTTCAGCGCCGAGGCCGCCGAGGACCCCGACTTCCTCGTCGAGGTCGAGCACATCAAGGCCTGGGAGGCCGAGAACGGCCCGCTGCCCGACGGTGGCTGGCTGCTGCTGCGCACCGGCTGGGACGCCCGCTCGCACGGGCAGGAGGAGTTCCTGAACGCCGACGACACCGGCTCACACGCCCCGGGTCTGTCCCCGGAGTGCGCCCGCTGGGTGTCCCAGGAGTCGCCGGTGAGGGGACTCGGCGTCGAGACGGTGGGCACCGACGCCGGACAGGCCTTCACCTTCGAACCGGCCTTCCCCTGCCACTCCTACCTGATGGGCAGCGACAAGTACGGACTGACCCAGCTGCGGAACCTCGCCCAGCTCCCGCCGACCGGCAGCGTCGTCATCGCGGGCCCGCTGCCCATCGTCGGCGGCTCCGGCGCCCCCGCGCGCGTGCTCGCCCTGGTCGAGCGTTCATGA
- a CDS encoding response regulator transcription factor yields MIRVLLADDQSLVRAGFRALLDAQPDIEVAGEAADGEEAWAKVRELRPDVVLMDIRMPLLDGLAATRRITGEEELKDVRVVMLTTFELDEYVFEAIRSGASGFLVKDTEPDELLRAVRAVVDGDALLSPGVTRRLIAEFAARSKEPAAADALARLTEREREVMALVGIGLSNEEIARRLVVSPLTAKTHVSRTMVKLGARDRAQLVVLAYESGLVRPGWLG; encoded by the coding sequence GTGATCCGTGTACTGCTCGCCGACGACCAGTCATTGGTACGGGCCGGCTTCCGGGCGCTGCTCGACGCGCAGCCCGACATCGAGGTGGCGGGTGAGGCCGCCGACGGCGAGGAGGCCTGGGCCAAGGTGCGCGAACTGCGCCCCGACGTCGTCCTGATGGACATCCGCATGCCGCTCCTCGACGGACTCGCCGCCACCCGAAGGATCACCGGCGAGGAGGAGCTGAAGGACGTCAGGGTGGTCATGCTCACCACCTTCGAACTCGACGAGTACGTCTTCGAGGCGATCCGTTCGGGCGCCTCCGGCTTCCTCGTCAAGGACACCGAACCCGACGAACTCCTGCGCGCCGTACGGGCGGTGGTCGACGGCGACGCCCTGCTGTCCCCCGGGGTGACCCGCCGCCTCATCGCCGAGTTCGCCGCCCGCTCCAAGGAACCGGCCGCCGCCGACGCCCTCGCCCGGCTCACCGAGCGGGAACGGGAGGTGATGGCCCTGGTCGGCATCGGCCTGTCCAACGAGGAGATCGCCCGCCGCCTGGTCGTCAGCCCGCTCACCGCCAAGACCCATGTGAGCCGCACGATGGTGAAACTCGGCGCCCGCGACCGCGCCCAACTCGTCGTCCTGGCCTACGAGTCCGGACTCGTCCGGCCGGGGTGGCTGGGCTGA
- a CDS encoding nitroreductase family deazaflavin-dependent oxidoreductase yields MASSRPYYLKGSPTTVRLNSVIGWLARHGLSLAGSAELSVRGRKSGEMQRIPVNPHTHEGAQYLVSARGHSQWVRNMRAAGGGELRVGRKVRTFTAVELPDAEKLPVIRTYLERWGWEVDSYFQGVTAGSTDEEIVAAAPDHPVFRITVTK; encoded by the coding sequence ATGGCGTCGTCCCGGCCGTACTACCTCAAGGGCAGCCCGACAACCGTCCGCCTCAACAGCGTCATCGGCTGGCTGGCCCGGCACGGGCTGAGTCTGGCCGGCTCGGCGGAGTTGTCGGTGCGCGGCCGCAAGAGCGGCGAGATGCAGCGCATCCCGGTCAACCCGCATACGCACGAGGGCGCGCAGTACCTGGTGTCGGCCCGGGGTCACTCCCAGTGGGTGCGCAACATGCGCGCCGCCGGCGGCGGTGAGCTGCGCGTCGGGCGGAAGGTGCGCACGTTCACCGCGGTGGAGCTTCCCGACGCGGAGAAGCTCCCGGTCATCCGGACCTACCTGGAACGGTGGGGCTGGGAGGTCGACTCGTACTTCCAGGGGGTCACCGCCGGGTCGACCGACGAGGAGATCGTGGCGGCCGCCCCCGACCACCCGGTCTTCCGGATCACCGTCACGAAGTGA
- a CDS encoding sensor histidine kinase, producing the protein MAVMEEQRVRGGGPAQWWRYGPPWWNRPDDDERPGHRWPWRSTVLFTAFVLVGSRFSARGQLHREPLDGYAYALLIVTCVLLLWRQRYPAFVAFGTATAALAYLAAGYPYGPVFLTVAVGCFGAVVAGRRWAAWGAVGMLWVGHLLLSLWLYRWLPPPGDGGATLNQEIVIATWVVAVVAVSELARIRREQWARERADRAQAARRRADEERLRIARELHDVLAHSISVINVQAGVGLALLDKDPEQARTALITIKAASKEALGEVRQVLDTLRAPGAAPRAPAPGLDRLPELVEQAAGAGLTVEVASEGEPPRLPPGADLAAFRIVQEALTNVVRHSGSRHARVHLGYGADTLRLRIDDDGPATGVDAGGSGNGLAGMRERAAALGGAIEAGPRPDGGFRVLAVLPLKAQ; encoded by the coding sequence GTGGCCGTCATGGAAGAGCAGCGCGTGCGCGGGGGCGGTCCCGCGCAGTGGTGGCGGTACGGGCCCCCGTGGTGGAACCGGCCGGACGACGACGAGCGGCCCGGTCACCGCTGGCCGTGGCGCTCCACCGTGCTGTTCACCGCCTTCGTGCTGGTCGGCTCCCGCTTCTCCGCGCGCGGGCAGCTCCACCGCGAGCCGCTGGACGGCTACGCGTACGCGCTCCTGATCGTGACCTGCGTGCTGCTGCTGTGGCGGCAGCGGTACCCGGCGTTCGTCGCGTTCGGCACCGCCACGGCCGCGCTGGCCTACCTGGCCGCCGGATACCCGTACGGGCCGGTCTTCCTGACCGTCGCCGTCGGCTGCTTCGGCGCCGTCGTCGCGGGGCGCAGGTGGGCCGCCTGGGGAGCCGTCGGCATGCTCTGGGTCGGCCACCTCCTGCTCTCGCTCTGGCTCTACCGCTGGCTGCCGCCGCCGGGGGACGGGGGCGCGACCCTCAACCAGGAGATCGTGATCGCCACCTGGGTCGTGGCCGTCGTCGCGGTGTCCGAGCTGGCCCGGATCCGGCGTGAGCAGTGGGCCCGCGAGCGCGCCGACCGCGCTCAGGCGGCCCGCCGGCGTGCGGACGAGGAGCGGCTGCGGATCGCCCGCGAACTGCACGACGTCCTCGCGCACAGCATCTCCGTCATCAACGTGCAGGCGGGCGTGGGCCTCGCACTGCTCGACAAGGACCCCGAGCAGGCGCGCACGGCGCTCATCACCATCAAGGCCGCCAGCAAGGAGGCGCTCGGCGAGGTGCGCCAGGTGCTCGACACCCTGCGCGCCCCCGGCGCCGCCCCGCGCGCCCCCGCGCCCGGCCTCGACCGGCTGCCCGAACTCGTGGAGCAGGCGGCGGGCGCGGGCCTCACCGTCGAGGTCGCGAGCGAAGGAGAGCCGCCGCGGCTGCCGCCCGGCGCGGACCTCGCCGCCTTCCGTATCGTCCAGGAGGCCCTCACCAACGTCGTACGGCACTCCGGCTCGCGCCACGCGCGCGTGCACCTCGGGTACGGCGCCGACACGCTGCGGCTGCGCATCGACGACGACGGCCCCGCGACCGGCGTCGACGCGGGCGGCAGCGGCAACGGGCTGGCCGGGATGCGGGAACGCGCCGCCGCCCTCGGCGGCGCGATCGAGGCGGGCCCGCGCCCCGACGGCGGCTTCCGCGTGCTGGCCGTCCTGCCCCTGAAGGCACAGTGA
- a CDS encoding dipeptidase, whose translation MSSNPVAETIASLMPRAKAELTELVAFKSVADFDQFPRSESEGAAGWVADALRAEGFQDVALLDTPDGTQSVYGYLPGPAGAKTVLLYAHYDVQPPLDEAAWTTPPFELTERDGRWYGRGAADCKGGVIMHLLALRALKANGGVPVNVKVIAEGSEEMGTGGLERYAEQHPELLTADTIVIGDAGNFRVGLPTVTTTLRGMTLVRVQVDTLAGNLHSGQFGGAAPDALAALVRVLDSLRAEDGSTTVDGLAATERWDGLEYDEEQFRSDAKVLDGVELIGDGSVADRIWSRPAVTVIGIDCPPVVGATPSVQASARALISLRVPPGVDAAEATKLLQAHIESHTPWGAQVRTEQVGQGQAFRADTTSPAYQAMADAMAVAYPGETMQYAGQGGSIPLCNTLAGLYPEAEILLIGLSEPEAQIHAANESVSPEELERLSVAEALFLRNYAAS comes from the coding sequence ATGTCGTCGAATCCGGTCGCCGAGACCATAGCCTCGCTGATGCCCAGGGCGAAGGCGGAGCTCACCGAGCTGGTGGCCTTCAAGTCGGTGGCGGACTTCGACCAGTTCCCGCGGAGCGAGAGCGAGGGTGCCGCGGGCTGGGTGGCCGACGCGCTGCGCGCCGAGGGCTTCCAGGACGTGGCCCTGCTCGACACCCCCGACGGCACGCAGTCGGTGTACGGCTACCTGCCCGGTCCCGCAGGCGCCAAGACCGTCCTGCTGTACGCCCACTACGACGTGCAGCCCCCGCTGGACGAGGCCGCCTGGACCACCCCGCCCTTCGAACTGACCGAGCGCGACGGCCGCTGGTACGGCCGCGGTGCCGCCGACTGCAAGGGCGGCGTGATCATGCACCTGCTCGCGCTGCGCGCGCTGAAGGCGAACGGCGGCGTCCCGGTCAACGTCAAGGTGATCGCCGAGGGCTCCGAGGAGATGGGCACCGGCGGCCTGGAGCGCTACGCCGAGCAGCACCCCGAGCTGCTGACGGCCGACACCATCGTCATCGGCGACGCGGGCAACTTCCGCGTCGGCCTGCCGACCGTGACCACCACCCTGCGCGGCATGACCCTGGTCCGCGTCCAGGTGGACACCCTCGCGGGCAACCTCCACTCCGGCCAGTTCGGCGGCGCCGCCCCGGACGCCCTGGCCGCGCTCGTCCGCGTCCTGGACTCGCTGCGCGCCGAGGACGGCTCGACCACCGTCGACGGCCTCGCCGCGACGGAGCGCTGGGACGGCCTGGAGTACGACGAGGAGCAGTTCCGCAGCGACGCCAAGGTGCTGGACGGCGTCGAGCTGATCGGCGACGGCTCGGTGGCCGACCGCATCTGGTCGCGCCCCGCCGTCACGGTCATCGGCATCGACTGCCCGCCGGTCGTCGGCGCCACCCCGTCCGTGCAGGCGAGCGCCCGCGCCCTGATCAGCCTGCGGGTGCCTCCGGGCGTGGACGCGGCCGAGGCGACCAAGCTGCTCCAGGCCCACATCGAGTCCCACACCCCGTGGGGCGCCCAGGTCCGCACCGAGCAGGTCGGCCAGGGCCAGGCCTTCCGCGCCGACACCACCAGTCCGGCGTACCAGGCGATGGCCGACGCGATGGCGGTCGCCTACCCGGGCGAGACGATGCAGTACGCCGGCCAGGGCGGCTCCATCCCGCTGTGCAACACCCTCGCCGGCCTCTACCCCGAGGCGGAGATCCTGCTCATCGGCCTGAGCGAGCCGGAGGCCCAGATCCACGCCGCCAACGAGAGCGTCTCCCCCGAGGAGCTGGAGCGCCTGTCGGTCGCGGAGGCCCTGTTCCTGCGCAACTACGCGGCGAGCTGA